GATGCGGCCCTTGATCGCCTCGCGGATCTTCCAGATGAGGTACGCCTTGTTCGTGCTGCCCGTGGGGCGCCCGACCACTTCGAGGTAGCGCGCCTGGAGCGCGGGCACGTCGAGCCGGGTGAGCTTCTCCGCGATCGCCGGTGCGGCGCCAGGTGCCGCCGTGTCCGCCTCCTCGGGCGCTGCGGCGGTGGGGGCCGGGGGCTCGATCGCCGGGGCAGGGGGCGCAACGTCGGCGGCGTCGGCCGCCTCCAGGCCCGCGATGATCTGCCTGATGAGGTAGGTTTTATTGGGGCTGCGCGTGACCTCTCCGGTCACCTCGGCGAACCGGGCCTGCAACTCGTTGACCCGCATCTTGGACAACCTCGTGATCTCCCGCTTCATCGTCTGGCTCATCGTCATCCCTCCCGATCGTGCCGACGCGGGCATGCCGCGCCAGCGGGTTGCTGCGTCACTTCTTCCCGACGAGGTGGCGGAAAGCGTCAAGATCGATCGCGCGGGGATCGACCGACACGAAGCTGAAGCGGCCCGCCGCCTCGATCCAGGGCTGGACATCGAGGCGATCCTCGGCCGTCACCCCGCCGAGCCGCGCGAGCGTCGCGTCGTCGCTCACGTAGTGGTCGTCGGCGTCCACATTCACGTCGGCGCGCAGCGCCCCGCGCAGGACCGCGCGGATGCGCACGCGGTCGCCTTTGAGCCCCGGGATCTCGTCGCCGATGTACGTCGTGATGCTGCCGATAACCTTGTCCACGCCTGCCTCCGCGCGGTTTTCGCGATGCCGTTCGGCACCGTGGACACTGATGCGTCGGCGGGCGGGAACATCAAGTCCTATCTGGCGGTTTCGACGCGAATTTTCAGTGGTGGAACATCATCACGGACACACGGAACGCCGTAGGTCAGTACTGTGTG
The DNA window shown above is from Pseudomonadota bacterium and carries:
- a CDS encoding ribbon-helix-helix protein, CopG family, which gives rise to MSQTMKREITRLSKMRVNELQARFAEVTGEVTRSPNKTYLIRQIIAGLEAADAADVAPPAPAIEPPAPTAAAPEEADTAAPGAAPAIAEKLTRLDVPALQARYLEVVGRPTGSTNKAYLIWKIREAIKGRIPVGPRRNTHREGVEFKVLPLRMEAALVEQLDAARKRQGLRSRMDLIRRALQAFLSAAGETEVAALLALER